A part of Criblamydia sequanensis CRIB-18 genomic DNA contains:
- a CDS encoding RHS repeat-associated core domain-containing protein has product MIKANNKSYLYLLISFFFLMFASRVKASEGNQEFVGSINLITGDYLEAEADISLKGPFPLELKRFFLNDLKETASTSWRFNHPNLFNEDSLNPATESGPFKYEFEETNKLKKISSFSKDSCFNEIKFHYENEDCLIATDTIGRIVTYHFIKGENARTSDSRLISKVVYPDGTWIKYQYRKHPNERKNLITRKEFSDGRFIETEYYDEKYNTVGEDTVYISNLARDFRIGRVKLQKGPVGTNGKTAILSRFIYEEDKTIVYDAMNQKTVYSYNSHGNITKIESFGSKKEEVNPLKRKIFNWVYDDKGNARLGSLITENESDRVVDAKIFKHDAFGNVIEEIAYGNFSGKVSLPIKLENGMPIENGIEKRIKKWRYLKSNGSEPPLLAEEIDVNGISKKYFYDPTQKSLIATFLEKENEVLIRQFYKYDEEGLLIETITDDGKSESSSDLTGATERHLVKITPKKSHPSKGMPEEIQEFGFDFSKGQEVFIKKTCCRYSESSELVWQGVFNDKSELLLESYKEYDANGKLQKVKQPDGKELVYVYDDSGRLLSETTAELSEFKAEVKNHYDAAGKLILSYEVDETGDVVSTSFNYDSLGRKIESIDTYGNKTSYSYNNLGYLQEIKHPPVPNEKGELEEPKVIHHYDCLGNILLTIDPKGFETRTRYNSLNKPVEIVHPDGTREYFSYNLEGHLVSQTDKTGIKIFTERDYFGRPTRTYSETRAGVIFNEKHHFYNSFHLLKEESEEGTKEYFYDFAGRLSQEKKTLKSGEILTKDYVYNPLGKIVELLEQSSADESLFLKTCFERDLFGNVTKKTFLNRFSEVIKEEIEKKPVKNQTSKLSARNLQGQKTGKETFVDATGSIISKSFDAIGRLEEIVKRNFEGKEIEKIIYRYDLSGNKVLEEHAFLESAKKFVIQFEYGPCNRLESLKEGSYEKYRKTSYIYNSEGLLETLVKPDGVTLHYSYDDKNNLCELSSSDGTVLQSYLYDDENKLYKAEDQSTSCGFLRTYNEKGELLREDFSTGLFISHQYDLARRKKKTSFFDGTSVRYDYENIFLKKVTRLGKKEEEQYIHIYNERSKEGLITEETLPNGLGKQAFDYNEKGQLSKISSPFFSQEYNYEADCPTRKTKDSFGETYSNYQYDAEKRLLSHECKEKKETYSYDLFGNLIKSNDAEFLINELNELYSDGENRYEYDLNGNLIKISNKNEVKQLTYDALDRLTSITLNETKKLSYSYDPLSRRLKTTTYIFDGSSWNKVDTKLYYYDSSQDIGFCNEKKEIKELCILGLNFNQEQTPIAIEINGQPFLALYDEVLSLRNLVSLKDKTHTQSYRYSSFGERIVYNEDGVEDEPLTTIGFQGKRHDSESGFIFYGRRYYYPKIKRWIHLDPSGFQDGSNRYLFVKNDPIRNRDHQGLYSWGEFFSDIFTGIANLFTKLFSIGKNIAETIQTETAYLQHMQPSITNACEQFLGKGFLSLSGFYEHPPELGSFGHKEASDKVRITLLNGISNIRSYFKESLELISSAHGGTNVHYIFRPTEGWCWDMMKALLIKFGYVSPYARALANTWKELIQEMGGVENGGLIIHYCHSLGGADTATAASLLTPEEKKMVRVISFGSATRISDTLGFESATNYMSVRDGVAFFDPIGWFTGFVSQDKDVVFIGSFLGIPLIDHSFGSPTYQSVMINLGAVFMKMYAYSG; this is encoded by the coding sequence ATGATAAAAGCTAATAATAAATCTTATTTATACTTACTTATCTCTTTTTTCTTTCTTATGTTTGCCTCCAGGGTAAAAGCAAGTGAGGGAAATCAAGAATTTGTCGGTAGCATTAATCTTATCACAGGCGACTATCTTGAAGCTGAAGCCGATATTTCTCTTAAAGGGCCTTTTCCTTTAGAGCTAAAAAGATTTTTTTTAAATGATTTAAAGGAGACCGCTTCGACCTCTTGGCGCTTCAACCACCCTAACCTTTTTAATGAAGACTCTCTAAACCCGGCAACTGAATCGGGGCCTTTTAAATATGAATTCGAAGAGACAAATAAATTAAAAAAAATCAGCTCTTTTTCAAAAGACTCCTGCTTTAATGAAATAAAATTTCACTATGAGAACGAAGATTGCCTCATAGCCACAGACACTATAGGAAGAATTGTCACCTATCATTTTATTAAAGGCGAGAACGCAAGAACAAGCGATAGCCGGCTCATAAGTAAAGTGGTTTATCCTGACGGTACTTGGATCAAATATCAATATCGAAAGCACCCCAATGAAAGAAAAAATTTGATCACCCGGAAAGAATTTTCCGATGGTCGCTTCATTGAAACAGAATACTATGATGAAAAATACAATACCGTCGGAGAAGATACTGTCTATATCAGTAATCTCGCACGTGATTTTCGAATCGGCCGCGTGAAGCTTCAAAAAGGCCCTGTTGGCACAAATGGAAAAACCGCCATTCTCTCCCGTTTTATATACGAAGAAGACAAAACGATTGTTTATGACGCCATGAATCAAAAAACCGTTTATAGCTATAACTCACATGGCAACATAACAAAAATTGAATCTTTCGGAAGTAAGAAAGAAGAAGTAAACCCTTTAAAACGAAAAATTTTTAATTGGGTCTACGACGATAAGGGAAATGCCAGGCTTGGGAGTTTAATCACAGAAAATGAAAGTGATAGGGTTGTAGACGCTAAAATTTTTAAGCATGACGCTTTTGGCAATGTAATTGAAGAAATAGCTTATGGCAATTTTTCCGGAAAAGTGTCCCTTCCAATTAAGCTTGAAAATGGCATGCCAATTGAAAATGGCATCGAAAAACGCATTAAAAAATGGCGTTATCTAAAGTCAAACGGGAGCGAGCCTCCCCTTCTTGCAGAGGAGATAGATGTCAACGGCATTTCAAAGAAATATTTTTATGATCCAACCCAAAAGTCGTTGATAGCCACTTTTCTTGAAAAAGAAAACGAAGTGCTCATAAGGCAATTCTATAAATATGACGAAGAAGGCCTTCTTATTGAAACTATAACCGATGATGGCAAAAGCGAAAGCTCCTCTGACCTTACAGGCGCAACTGAAAGGCATCTTGTTAAAATAACACCTAAAAAAAGCCATCCCTCTAAAGGGATGCCTGAAGAAATACAAGAATTCGGATTTGATTTTTCAAAAGGGCAGGAAGTTTTCATAAAGAAGACATGCTGCCGATACTCAGAATCCTCTGAATTAGTCTGGCAAGGTGTTTTTAACGACAAAAGCGAGCTTCTTTTGGAATCTTATAAGGAATATGATGCCAATGGAAAGCTTCAAAAAGTCAAACAGCCTGACGGCAAAGAACTTGTCTATGTTTATGATGATTCCGGAAGGCTTCTTTCTGAAACCACAGCAGAGTTGAGCGAGTTTAAAGCTGAGGTAAAAAACCACTACGATGCTGCCGGCAAACTTATTTTATCCTATGAAGTGGATGAAACAGGCGATGTTGTGTCAACCTCTTTTAATTACGATTCATTAGGCCGTAAAATCGAAAGCATCGACACTTACGGGAACAAGACATCTTACTCCTATAACAACCTTGGCTACCTGCAAGAAATTAAACACCCTCCTGTGCCTAATGAAAAAGGAGAGTTGGAGGAGCCGAAAGTTATCCATCACTATGATTGCCTTGGAAATATACTACTGACGATCGATCCGAAAGGCTTTGAAACAAGGACCCGCTATAACTCCTTAAATAAGCCGGTTGAAATTGTTCACCCGGACGGTACAAGAGAATATTTTAGCTATAACCTTGAGGGCCATCTTGTTTCTCAAACAGATAAAACAGGCATCAAAATCTTCACGGAAAGAGATTATTTCGGGAGGCCTACAAGAACTTACTCCGAGACAAGGGCGGGGGTCATTTTTAATGAAAAGCATCATTTTTATAATAGTTTTCATCTTTTAAAAGAAGAAAGTGAAGAGGGAACCAAAGAATATTTTTACGACTTTGCAGGAAGGTTATCGCAAGAGAAAAAAACTCTAAAAAGCGGTGAAATTCTAACCAAAGACTATGTCTATAACCCGCTTGGTAAAATTGTAGAACTTTTAGAGCAATCCAGTGCCGATGAATCTCTTTTTTTAAAAACCTGCTTTGAAAGAGATTTATTTGGAAATGTAACTAAAAAAACCTTTCTTAATCGCTTTTCGGAAGTCATTAAAGAGGAGATCGAAAAAAAACCTGTCAAAAATCAAACCTCTAAGCTTTCTGCAAGAAATCTGCAAGGCCAAAAAACCGGTAAAGAAACTTTTGTCGATGCAACAGGTTCGATCATTTCAAAATCTTTTGATGCCATAGGGAGACTCGAAGAAATTGTAAAAAGAAATTTTGAAGGCAAGGAGATTGAAAAAATCATTTATCGGTACGATCTTTCCGGTAATAAAGTTTTAGAAGAACATGCTTTTTTAGAGTCCGCCAAAAAATTTGTCATACAATTCGAATATGGGCCTTGCAACCGTTTAGAATCTTTAAAAGAGGGAAGTTATGAAAAATACCGCAAAACTTCCTATATCTATAACTCGGAAGGTTTGCTGGAAACTCTCGTTAAACCTGACGGTGTGACGCTGCATTACAGCTACGATGATAAAAATAACCTATGCGAGTTATCTTCATCTGATGGAACCGTTTTGCAGTCTTATCTTTATGATGACGAAAACAAGCTTTACAAAGCGGAAGATCAATCCACCTCTTGCGGTTTTTTAAGAACTTATAATGAAAAGGGAGAGCTTTTAAGAGAAGACTTCTCAACCGGTTTATTCATCAGCCATCAGTATGATTTGGCACGTCGAAAAAAGAAAACGAGCTTCTTTGACGGCACATCTGTCCGATATGACTACGAAAACATTTTTTTAAAAAAGGTAACGCGTCTTGGCAAAAAAGAAGAAGAACAATACATTCATATCTATAACGAGCGATCAAAAGAGGGTTTAATCACGGAAGAAACTTTGCCAAATGGACTTGGCAAACAGGCTTTCGATTATAATGAAAAAGGTCAGCTTTCTAAAATCTCCTCTCCTTTTTTCTCCCAAGAATATAACTATGAAGCCGACTGTCCAACTAGGAAAACAAAAGATTCCTTTGGAGAAACCTACTCCAACTATCAATATGATGCTGAAAAACGCCTGCTATCCCATGAGTGTAAAGAAAAAAAAGAGACCTACAGCTATGACCTTTTTGGCAATTTAATCAAATCAAATGACGCCGAATTTTTGATCAATGAGCTCAATGAACTCTATTCGGATGGAGAGAATCGCTATGAGTATGACCTCAATGGCAATCTCATAAAAATTTCAAATAAAAATGAAGTAAAGCAATTAACCTATGATGCGCTTGACAGGTTAACAAGTATTACACTAAATGAAACAAAAAAATTAAGTTATAGCTACGACCCTTTAAGCCGCCGTTTAAAGACGACCACTTATATTTTTGATGGTTCTTCATGGAACAAAGTAGACACTAAGCTTTACTATTATGACAGCTCGCAAGATATCGGTTTTTGCAACGAGAAAAAAGAAATTAAAGAGCTTTGCATCTTAGGTTTGAACTTCAATCAGGAACAAACCCCTATCGCCATTGAAATCAACGGACAGCCCTTTTTAGCTCTATATGACGAGGTTCTTTCTCTTAGGAATTTAGTCTCCCTCAAAGATAAAACACATACCCAATCTTATAGATACTCCTCCTTTGGCGAACGCATCGTTTATAATGAAGATGGCGTTGAGGATGAACCCCTTACCACCATCGGGTTTCAAGGAAAGCGTCATGATAGCGAATCCGGCTTTATTTTTTATGGCAGACGCTATTACTACCCCAAGATAAAACGTTGGATACACTTAGACCCATCGGGGTTTCAAGATGGATCGAACCGCTACCTTTTTGTTAAAAACGACCCTATAAGGAATAGAGACCATCAAGGCTTATATTCATGGGGTGAATTCTTTAGCGATATTTTCACAGGGATTGCCAACCTATTTACCAAGCTTTTTAGCATAGGGAAAAATATAGCCGAAACCATTCAGACGGAAACCGCTTATTTGCAGCACATGCAGCCTAGTATCACAAACGCTTGTGAACAATTTTTAGGCAAAGGGTTTCTATCGCTTTCAGGCTTCTATGAGCATCCTCCCGAGCTTGGCTCTTTTGGGCATAAAGAAGCTTCAGACAAAGTAAGAATCACTCTTTTAAATGGGATATCGAACATAAGATCCTATTTTAAAGAATCCTTAGAGTTAATCAGCAGCGCCCATGGCGGAACCAATGTCCATTACATCTTCCGGCCGACAGAAGGTTGGTGCTGGGATATGATGAAGGCTCTTTTAATCAAATTCGGATACGTTTCTCCTTACGCAAGAGCTCTTGCTAATACTTGGAAAGAGTTGATTCAGGAGATGGGCGGGGTTGAAAACGGCGGTCTTATTATCCATTATTGCCATAGTTTAGGGGGCGCAGACACAGCCACAGCCGCAAGCCTGCTTACGCCTGAAGAGAAAAAAATGGTAAGGGTTATTTCCTTTGGATCTGCCACAAGAATCTCAGACACCCTTGGATTTGAGAGTGCGACAAACTATATGAGCGTTAGGGACGGGGTCGCTTTTTTTGACCCGATCGGCTGGTTCACAGGGTTTGTCTCACAAGATAAAGATGTTGTTTTTATCGGCTCTTTTTTAGGGATTCCTTTAATTGATCACTCCTTCGGCTCTCCAACCTATCAAAGCGTCATGATCAATTTAGGGGCGGTCTTCATGAAAATGTATGCCTACTCCGGATGA
- the rsgA gene encoding ribosome small subunit-dependent GTPase A: MKERKPMDEIDPEELYFGKEPKKERQEKKRMSLKDRSKFKKTDQDQLKKSKERGQEARMKSLEEFHLGRVLSIRSQEVDVDVEGKLFRCKLRGSLKKDNEPLKNLVAVGDLVRFELSSPDEGSILSIEPRKTILSRADNLSRRKEQIIASNVDQVLITVSVVLPPLKSAIIDRYIIASEKGGMKPIIVVNKIDLLEKEENEGEKEFFELLKEAYEKAKIPLIAVSAATQEGLSLLKKVMKDKTSVFSGQSGVGKSSLINQVTGLFLPVGEPVLKTKKGGHTTTQATLLPLEEGGFVIDTPGIKSFGLWSLKSHEIQAYFNEIQELAHLCKFPDCTHTHEANCAVIQALEEGKVSPIRYDSYVSLIQSCDEKHERR; the protein is encoded by the coding sequence ATGAAAGAGCGTAAACCTATGGATGAGATCGATCCTGAGGAGCTTTATTTTGGCAAAGAGCCAAAAAAAGAGCGTCAAGAGAAGAAAAGAATGTCTTTGAAAGATCGTTCAAAGTTTAAAAAAACCGATCAAGATCAGCTTAAAAAAAGTAAAGAGAGAGGTCAAGAGGCCAGGATGAAATCTCTGGAAGAATTTCACTTAGGCCGGGTACTCTCGATTCGCTCTCAAGAGGTTGACGTAGATGTTGAAGGTAAGCTTTTTCGCTGCAAGCTTCGAGGAAGCTTAAAAAAAGATAACGAACCGCTTAAAAATTTAGTGGCAGTCGGTGATTTAGTTCGATTCGAGCTTAGTTCTCCTGATGAAGGAAGCATCCTTTCGATTGAGCCTAGAAAAACCATTCTTTCAAGGGCAGATAACCTTTCAAGAAGAAAAGAGCAAATTATTGCATCAAACGTGGACCAGGTCTTAATTACAGTTTCAGTCGTGCTTCCGCCTTTAAAATCCGCCATCATTGACCGCTATATCATTGCTTCTGAAAAAGGCGGCATGAAACCGATTATTGTCGTAAACAAAATTGATCTCCTGGAAAAAGAAGAAAACGAGGGGGAAAAAGAATTTTTTGAGCTTCTTAAGGAAGCTTATGAGAAAGCTAAAATCCCCCTTATCGCTGTTAGCGCTGCCACGCAAGAGGGGCTTTCTCTTTTAAAAAAGGTAATGAAGGACAAAACCTCTGTTTTTTCAGGACAATCCGGGGTTGGGAAGTCCTCCTTGATCAATCAGGTGACAGGGCTTTTTTTACCTGTCGGAGAACCTGTTTTGAAGACTAAAAAAGGCGGGCATACTACAACCCAAGCGACCCTTCTTCCTTTGGAAGAAGGAGGTTTTGTTATAGATACTCCAGGAATTAAAAGTTTTGGCCTTTGGTCTTTAAAAAGTCATGAGATACAAGCTTATTTTAATGAAATTCAAGAACTCGCTCATCTTTGCAAATTCCCTGATTGCACCCACACCCATGAAGCTAATTGCGCGGTTATTCAAGCTCTAGAAGAAGGGAAAGTGTCTCCGATTCGCTATGATTCCTATGTGTCTCTTATTCAGTCTTGCGATGAAAAACACGAGAGACGGTAA
- the trkA gene encoding Trk system potassium transporter TrkA: MNIVIAGAGELGSYIANILSKEEHNVILIENDLARSEAVQEQSDISVRHGSATDWQLLEELFELDPSLFIAVTDKDEVNLVSSAIAKQLGYPRTIARVKDARFLNRTRLDFGRIFEVDYFICGELLVAQDILKYLMTPGSVLVENFAHGAVQLRTLVVPDKFKKQNIPLSELRLPENVIVGLIEREVKERQSGLSVGSKKVIFPHGSDFILPGDEVTLIGERGAISEIHHFFGISSKSIQSIAIAGASESAIYLGKLLQEQNIDVLIIDKSKEKCEKAANLLPDAAIIHHDATDISFLKAEKIGSQDVFASLTHSDEINLMVSLLAKEIGCNNVIALFANTSYSALASELGINHIVSPKISASNHILSKILSGTVRSLVSLYENQAEIMEVNVSIDSPIVGIPLSELGPLLPSDFLIAMIQNRGRIMIANGNRIISAGDTVIVITSPKHIGEIEKIF; this comes from the coding sequence ATGAACATTGTTATTGCGGGTGCAGGAGAGCTTGGAAGCTACATTGCAAATATTCTTTCTAAAGAAGAGCATAATGTTATTTTGATCGAAAATGACCTTGCCCGATCAGAAGCTGTACAGGAACAATCCGATATTTCCGTAAGGCATGGATCAGCAACAGATTGGCAATTACTCGAAGAACTTTTTGAATTGGATCCAAGTCTTTTTATTGCCGTTACAGATAAAGATGAAGTGAATCTTGTTTCCTCAGCTATTGCAAAACAACTCGGTTACCCAAGAACCATTGCAAGGGTTAAAGATGCCAGGTTTTTGAACCGAACCCGTCTTGATTTTGGCCGTATTTTTGAAGTTGATTATTTTATTTGCGGCGAACTTTTGGTAGCTCAGGATATATTAAAATATTTAATGACGCCGGGTTCTGTTTTAGTAGAAAATTTTGCCCATGGCGCCGTTCAATTAAGAACTCTTGTTGTCCCGGATAAATTTAAAAAACAAAATATACCCTTAAGCGAGCTTAGGCTTCCTGAAAACGTTATTGTTGGATTGATCGAAAGAGAAGTTAAAGAGAGGCAAAGCGGTTTATCAGTCGGGTCCAAAAAAGTTATTTTCCCCCACGGAAGCGATTTTATTTTGCCGGGTGACGAGGTGACTCTCATTGGCGAAAGGGGCGCTATCTCGGAAATTCATCATTTTTTCGGGATATCTTCAAAATCCATTCAATCCATTGCCATCGCCGGGGCTTCAGAATCTGCAATCTATCTTGGCAAGCTTCTTCAGGAACAAAACATTGATGTCTTGATTATCGATAAATCCAAAGAAAAGTGTGAAAAGGCGGCAAATTTACTTCCCGATGCGGCCATTATCCATCATGATGCCACAGATATTAGTTTTTTAAAGGCTGAAAAAATTGGGAGCCAAGATGTTTTTGCAAGCTTGACTCATAGTGATGAAATTAATTTGATGGTAAGCCTTCTTGCAAAAGAGATTGGATGCAATAATGTCATAGCCTTGTTTGCCAATACAAGTTATAGCGCATTGGCCTCCGAACTTGGCATCAATCACATCGTCTCGCCCAAAATATCGGCTTCAAACCACATTCTTTCTAAAATCTTATCAGGCACGGTAAGATCCCTTGTTTCTTTATATGAAAATCAAGCGGAAATTATGGAAGTCAACGTGTCGATTGATTCGCCAATTGTCGGCATCCCTCTATCAGAGCTTGGACCTTTATTGCCCTCGGACTTTTTGATTGCTATGATTCAAAATAGAGGGAGAATTATGATAGCTAACGGAAACAGGATTATCTCGGCCGGAGATACGGTCATTGTGATAACAAGTCCAAAGCACATTGGGGAAATTGAAAAAATTTTTTAA
- a CDS encoding peroxiredoxin, producing the protein MSLVGKAAPKFKAKAVIDHRIVEDFSLEDYKGKYIVFFFYPLDFTFVCPTELHAFQEAASEFESRNCQIIACSVDSVYSHHAWLSTPKQKGGIQGVEYPIVSDISKSISRDWEVLMPEEGITYRGLFLIDREGIVRHQVINDLPLGRSVSETLRMLDALRHVEKHGEVCPANWNPGCASMKASKEGLETYYCTPV; encoded by the coding sequence ATGTCACTTGTCGGAAAAGCCGCCCCAAAATTCAAAGCGAAAGCTGTCATAGATCATAGAATCGTAGAAGATTTTTCCTTAGAGGATTATAAAGGAAAATACATTGTCTTTTTCTTTTACCCTTTAGATTTCACTTTTGTTTGTCCAACTGAACTCCATGCTTTTCAAGAAGCTGCAAGCGAGTTTGAATCTAGAAATTGTCAAATAATAGCTTGTTCTGTAGACAGCGTCTATTCGCATCATGCTTGGCTTTCTACCCCTAAACAAAAAGGCGGAATCCAAGGGGTTGAATACCCTATAGTTTCAGATATCAGTAAATCCATTTCAAGAGATTGGGAAGTTTTAATGCCGGAAGAAGGCATCACTTATCGAGGCCTTTTTCTTATCGATCGCGAAGGGATAGTAAGACATCAAGTCATTAATGACCTTCCCCTTGGCAGATCTGTAAGTGAAACTCTAAGGATGTTGGACGCTTTAAGACATGTTGAAAAACATGGTGAAGTGTGTCCTGCTAACTGGAATCCGGGATGTGCCAGCATGAAGGCTAGCAAAGAAGGCCTTGAAACCTATTACTGCACCCCTGTCTAG
- a CDS encoding MBL fold metallo-hydrolase — MFIETFPSGPFETNAYVVGCPKTKEAVIIDPAPGSEKSISHYLKQNSLIPKEIWLTHTHWDHIGDVKKLKALYGLPVRVHKQDAPNLRKPGADGLPLFFAIEGVEPDFFLEEGEILTLGDMKWEVIHTPGHSPGSVCFYSKESKTLLSGDTLFKGSIGNLSFPTSDAPSMWNSLKKLENLPKDTRFFPGHGEPSTIERESWLKDAPQIFGNH, encoded by the coding sequence ATGTTTATAGAAACTTTTCCCTCAGGACCCTTTGAAACCAACGCTTATGTTGTAGGCTGTCCGAAAACAAAAGAAGCGGTTATAATAGACCCTGCTCCCGGTTCTGAAAAATCTATTTCCCATTACTTAAAGCAAAACTCCCTAATTCCCAAAGAGATATGGCTCACCCATACCCATTGGGACCATATCGGAGACGTCAAAAAGCTTAAAGCCCTTTATGGGTTGCCTGTTAGAGTCCATAAGCAAGATGCCCCTAACTTAAGAAAACCGGGTGCGGACGGCCTCCCTTTATTTTTTGCAATCGAAGGGGTGGAACCTGATTTTTTTCTTGAAGAAGGCGAAATCCTAACACTCGGCGACATGAAGTGGGAAGTGATCCACACCCCGGGCCATTCCCCCGGCAGCGTTTGTTTTTACTCTAAAGAATCCAAAACGCTCCTTAGCGGAGATACCCTTTTTAAAGGCAGCATCGGCAATCTTTCTTTCCCGACGTCGGATGCCCCCTCTATGTGGAACTCTTTAAAAAAACTGGAAAATCTTCCCAAGGACACAAGATTTTTTCCGGGCCACGGAGAACCTTCAACCATCGAGAGGGAATCCTGGCTAAAAGACGCCCCTCAAATCTTTGGAAACCATTAA
- the eno gene encoding phosphopyruvate hydratase — MEYIESIRALEILDSRGNPTLKVILKSSNGNISEASVPSGASTGSHEAIEKRDGGTRYLGKGVQEAVKIVNGPLSELLNGESLFSQEKIDRMMIQEDGTENKERFGANAILGVSLSVARAAAKASGRPLYSYLGGLRARYLPCPMMNIINGGAHADNSLDFQEFMIRPIGAATFSEAIRMGSEIFHALKMILKERKEITSVGDEGGFAPNLKSNEEALELILEAIKKAGYQPKTQVTLALDCAASEFYDAKTKKYLEKKKKNQNQTFIQRTAEEQVSYLESLVDRYPIDSIEDGLAEEDWEGWTLLNKRLGSKIQIVGDDLFVTNTAFLKKGIELMAANAILIKVNQIGTLTETMEAIELAFQNGYGAIVSHRSGETDDTFISDLAVGLGTRQIKTGSLSRGERISKYNRLLEIEAELGESAIYSDGNRY; from the coding sequence ATGGAATATATAGAATCGATACGGGCGCTCGAGATACTGGATTCCAGGGGGAATCCAACCTTAAAAGTTATTCTTAAGTCAAGTAATGGAAACATTTCAGAAGCTTCTGTTCCGTCAGGTGCATCTACAGGGTCTCATGAAGCCATAGAAAAAAGAGACGGCGGAACCCGTTACTTAGGAAAAGGGGTTCAAGAAGCCGTTAAGATTGTTAATGGCCCGCTATCCGAGTTATTAAATGGAGAATCGCTTTTTTCGCAAGAGAAGATAGATAGAATGATGATCCAAGAAGATGGCACTGAAAATAAAGAGCGTTTTGGAGCTAATGCCATTTTGGGGGTTTCCCTAAGTGTTGCAAGAGCTGCAGCTAAAGCTTCCGGGAGGCCCTTATATAGTTACCTTGGAGGATTAAGAGCGCGTTATCTTCCATGCCCCATGATGAATATTATAAATGGCGGCGCGCATGCGGATAATTCTCTAGATTTTCAAGAATTCATGATACGCCCTATAGGGGCAGCCACTTTTAGCGAAGCGATTCGCATGGGAAGCGAGATTTTTCATGCTTTAAAAATGATTCTTAAAGAGAGAAAAGAGATTACATCGGTCGGGGATGAGGGAGGCTTTGCTCCCAATTTAAAATCAAATGAAGAGGCTTTAGAGCTTATTTTAGAAGCAATTAAAAAGGCAGGCTATCAGCCGAAAACCCAAGTGACGCTTGCTTTAGATTGCGCCGCTTCAGAATTTTACGATGCAAAAACTAAAAAGTATCTTGAGAAAAAAAAGAAAAACCAAAATCAAACCTTTATCCAAAGAACTGCCGAAGAACAGGTAAGCTATTTGGAATCTCTTGTTGATAGATACCCTATCGATTCCATTGAAGATGGCCTTGCAGAGGAAGATTGGGAAGGCTGGACCCTTTTAAATAAAAGGCTCGGGAGTAAAATCCAGATTGTCGGTGATGATCTTTTTGTCACAAACACAGCCTTTTTAAAAAAAGGGATCGAACTTATGGCTGCCAATGCCATTTTAATTAAAGTGAATCAGATTGGTACTTTGACAGAAACAATGGAGGCTATTGAACTTGCCTTTCAAAATGGTTATGGAGCCATTGTTTCTCATAGGTCAGGGGAAACAGACGATACTTTTATCTCGGATTTAGCCGTCGGCTTAGGAACAAGACAGATTAAAACCGGGTCTCTTTCTCGCGGAGAAAGAATCTCGAAGTATAACCGTTTACTTGAAATTGAAGCTGAACTTGGAGAGAGCGCCATTTACTCGGATGGAAACCGTTACTAG